In Solanum lycopersicum chromosome 5, SLM_r2.1, the following are encoded in one genomic region:
- the LOC138348633 gene encoding uncharacterized protein, giving the protein MAKTCTKNEFDMLMDTVEKEDIRVKEYLDLAGYEKWALCYAQVVPSTEYVHNVNDDGRYFVVYLIKKTCTCGRFQYEEIPCEHAWAVLKWKSLPPDEYCSDLYKPKTMLKTYNMPIHPLPDVKTWLILDSVIVDDVLPPKFKRPPGRPKGKPRKKTARELSRIKGKNTCSTCGMAGHNRRSCRNKPKDV; this is encoded by the exons ATGGCAAAAACTTGCACAAAGAATGAATTTGATATGTTAATGGATACTgtagaaaaagaagatataaGAGTGAAAGAGTATTTGGATTTAGCTGGATATGAAAAATGGGCTCTTTGTTATGCACAA GTTGTACCGTCAACGGAATATGTTCATAATGTTAATGATGATGGGAGATATTTTGTAGTCtatctaataaaaaaaacttgcaCATGTGGAAGATTTCAGTACGAGGAAATACCTTGTGAACATGCTTGGGCGGTATTGAAATGGAAGAGTCTACCACCAGATGAATATTGCTCAGATTTATACAAACCAAAGACAATGTTGAAGACATATAATATGCCTATACATCCTTTGCCGGATGTAAAAACATGGTTGATTTTGGATAGCGTTATTGTTGATGACGTATTACCTCCAAAATTTAAACGACCTCCTGGCAGGCCAAAGGGTAAGCCTCGGAAAAAAACAGCAAGAGAGTTATCAAGGATTAAGGGGAAAAATACATGTAGCACATGTGGAATGGCAGGTCACAATAGGCGTTCGTGTAGAAATAAGCCAAAAGATGTTTAA
- the LOC138348634 gene encoding uncharacterized protein has translation MEELRSKKKNDPMAVQQVIKNAKARGIKIVKGTRKRKDVNIESEDNDSEVVGSDELYNHEVLSENIKIIDEYFLGNSPVTKARLAEAFKAKVSGDNQEDAYKFEILYHIHEFIMSAEPITTTIDRLDFDLVETGRFMYYPWGRKTFNELAKSIKNKIEPCGQYNRIQGFPLPMQVWFYECCSYVDDKIVVKVSSHIPRIINWVTKNDHPRFDYFMKTIFNDADNPIKFRNIEPTAMEIKILKLPPSTKQSISQGLQTDHNKVTDSDDDFKNPPSITRRKGKEKVIKCSSPIRKKKQSVTVISINKSSTKAIKTYIRRSMARKATPSQSININSVAKHSDAGTSHNNEHVEHKSVQDRIQMGQIKKSTSITISRDEFEAFKKSVKDEFADLRKMLEDKFKTVLEAMNSKATFEDVMQETHITRVHQLNTKSSQLGAQKNPIGHPSALKDRELGDNLHELNQNSPLLDQVVLGDNLNDVSGTASQDQLVLYANVDAQQNAQRETESSSNSRVIYNIYNAASHERIAEAEESIIVAAPIQMVYMPDSNQDTVVTESQDELPDHLLPSVNTLQNIVLQKQVEAEVTPMPAVRHRRPGPFNISPYMTSFGSDAGSSSRQPVVFYMKHPFVSLSDTEESDLFSNFWIWLKEDLLVKHYKKNYAEDRYKKGKATLPQLFNFGVATIDNKNWFYNIGFERQLIDNSVCFRFYIIKNV, from the exons AATCATCGATGAGTATTTTCTAGGGAATTCTCCTGTCACTAAAGCTCGTTTGGCTGAAGCTTTTAAAGCAAAGGTATCGGGTGACAATCAGGAAGATGCATACAAGTTTGAGATTCTATATCATATACATGAGTTTATCATGTCCGCAGAACCTATTACAACAACAATAGATAGGTTGGACTTTGATCTGGTTGAAACAGGTAGATTTATGTATTATCCGTGGGGTCGGAAGACTTTTAATGAACTTGCTAAATCCATAAAAAACAAGATAGAGCCATGTGGACAGTACAACAGAATTCAGGGTTTTCCACTTCCAATGCAAGTTTGGTTCTATGAATGTTGCTCATATGTTGATGACAAGATTGTTGTCAAGGTTTCTAGTCACATTCCTCGGATTATCAATTGGGTGACTAAGAACGACCATCCTCGGTTTGATTATTTCatgaaaacaatttttaatGATGCAGATAATCCG ATTAAGTTTAGAAATATTGAGCCAACAGCGATGGAAATTAAAATCCTCAAACTTCCACCATCGACAAAACAATCAATTTCTCAGGGCCTGCAGACTGATCACAATAAAGTTACAGATTCGGATGATGATTTCAAAAACCCGCCCAgtataacaagaagaaaaggaaaagaaaaagttattaaatgTTCTTCACcgattagaaaaaaaaagcaatctGTTACAGTCATCTCCATCAACAAATCCTCAACAAAGGCAATTAAGACATACATACGAAGATCAATGGCGCGCAAAGCCACACCTTCACAGTCCATTAATATCAACAGTGTTGCGAAACACAGTGATGCAGGTACGTCACACAACAATGAACATGTAGAGCATAAAAGTGTACAAGACAGAATACAAATGGGGCAAATTAAGAAGTCAACAAGCATTACAATTTCGCGTGATGAATTTGAAGCATTCAAAAAATCA GTCAAGGACGAGTTCGCTGATTTGAGAAAAATGCTTGAAGACAAATTCAAAACAGTGTTGGAAGCCATGAATTCAAAG gcTACATTTGAAGATGTCATGCAAGAAACGCATATCACTCGTGTTCATCAGTTAAATACCAAGTCTTCACAGTTAGGTGCACAAAAAAACCCGATAGGTCATCCAAGTGCATTAAAAGATCGTGAG CTGGGAGATAACTTGCATGAACTAAACCAGAATTCCCCACTGTTGGATCAAGTTGTTTTGGGTGATAATTTGAATGATGTAAGTGGCACTGCCTCACAAGATCAATTAGTGTTGTATGCTAATGTGGATGCCCAGCAAAATGCCCAAAGGGAAACTGAAAGTAGCTCAAACAGTCGGGtaatatataacatatacaatGCTGCATCTCACGAGCGTATTGCAGAAGCAGAGGAGTCTATTATAGTTGCAGCGCCTATACAAATGGTATACATGCCTGATTCAAATCAGGATACAGTTGTAACTGAATCACAGGATGAATTGCCAGACCATCTTCTTCCAAGCGTGAACACACTGCAAAACATTGTATTACAAAAACAAGTTGAAGCTGAAGTAACACCCATGCCAGCTGTTAGGCATAGACGCCCAGGTCCATTCAACATATCTCCGTACATGACTTCGTTTGGGTCGGACGCTG GTAGTTCGTCCCGACAACCAGTTGTGTTTTACATGAAACATCCTTTTGTTTCATTGTCTGATACGGAAGAGTCTGatttgttttcaaatttttggatATGGCTGAAAGAAGACTTACTCGTCAAGCATTACAAAaa GAACTATGCGGAGGATCGCTACAAGAAAGGAAAGGCAACATTACCACAATTGTTTAATTTTGGTGTAGCGACAATTGACAACAAGAATTGGTTCTACAATATCGGGTTTGAGCGCCAGTTGATTGATAACTCGGTATGTTTCcgtttttatattattaaaaatgtttaa